Proteins encoded within one genomic window of Calonectris borealis chromosome 1, bCalBor7.hap1.2, whole genome shotgun sequence:
- the LOC142087837 gene encoding putative G-protein coupled receptor 19, with the protein MFAHSMDNSSGPFVLPTLLLLLHNKSYPETSIPPAGYEMTKSPIGPNSSTNHTVSQYELRPGEIAAASMVLGVLWLVSVFGNSLVCLVIHRSRRTQSTTNYFVVSMACADLLFSVASAPFVLLQFTYGRWTLGNVMCKLVRYVQYLTPGVQIYVLLSICVDRFYTIVYPLSFKVSREKAKKMILASWLFDAVFASLAFFFYGSNSDDHCNFFLPDSWQGAVYGTIHLLVVFLIPAVLIMLFYQKVIKYIWRIGTNGRTVRRTMNIVPRTKVKTIKMFLMLNSVFLLSWLPFHVVQLWHPQETHYRKSSLVFLAITWISFSSSASKPILYSVYNANFRREVKETFCPSAMKSCRSNAYTITTSSRIVKKNQVGIAEIPAPAKTVTKDSIYDAFKREA; encoded by the coding sequence ATGTTTGCCCACAGCATGGATAACAGCAGCGGTCCTTTTGTTCTCCCTACCTTATTGCTCCTGCTGCACAACAAGAGCTACCCCGAaacctccatccctcctgctggCTACGAGATGACCAAGTCACCCATAGGACCCAACTCAAGCACGAACCACACTGTCTCGCAGTATGAACTGAGGCCAGGGGAAATTGCAGCAGCCAGCATGGTTTTGGGAGTGTTGTGGCTGGTTTCCGTCTTTGGAAACTCCCTCGTTTGCTTAGTGATCCACAGGAGCAGGAGGACACAGTCCACCACCAACTATTTTGTTGTCTCCATGGCTTGTGCAGACCTTCTCTTCAGTGTCGCAAGCGCGCCCTTCGTGCTGCTCCAGTTTACCTACGGCAGGTGGACGCTGGGGAACGTGATGTGCAAGCTCGTAAGGTACGTACAGTACCTCACCCCTGGAGTCCAGATATACGTCCTCCTCTCTATATGCGTGGATCGATTCTACACTATCGTCTACCCCCTGAGCTTCAAAGTGTCGAGGGAGAAAGCCAAGAAGATGATTCTGGCCTCTTGGCTGTTCGACGCTGTGTTTGCATCACTGGCTTTCTTCTTCTATGGCTCCAACAGCGACGACCACTGCAACTTTTTTCTCCCCGATTCTTGGCAAGGAGCCGTCTACGGTACCATCCACCTCTTGGTGGTGTTTTTGATCCCAGCCGTCCTCATTATGCTCTTCTACCAGAAGGTCATCAAGTACATTTGGAGAATAGGCACCAATGGCAGGACTGTCAGGAGGACAATGAATATTGTCCCAAGAACAAAAGTGAAAACCATCAAGATGTTCTTAATGTTAAACTCAGTGTTTCTCCTCTCCTGGCTCCCTTTTCACGTGGTACAGCTGTGGCACCCGCAGGAAACACACTACAGAAAGAGCTCCTTGGTTTTCCTGGCCATCACCTGGATCTCTTTCAGTTCTTCAGCCTCTAAGCCAATCCTCTACTCTGTGTATAACGCAAACTTCAGAAGAGAGGTGAAAGAGACTTTTTGTCCGTCTGCCATGAAATCCTGCAGAAGCAACGCATACACCATCACCACCAGTTCCAGGATAGTCAAAAAAAATCAGGTTGGGATCGCAGAAATCCCAGCTCCGGCCAAAACTGTCACCAAAGACTCCATCTATGATGCTTTTAAGAGAGAAGCCTAG
- the LOC142089260 gene encoding putative G-protein coupled receptor 19, whose product MFAHSMDNSSGPFVLPTLLLLLHKSYPETSIPPAGYEMTESPIGPSSSRNHTVSQYELKPGEIAAASMVLGVLWLVSVFGNSLVCLVIHRSRRTQSTTNYFVVSMACADLLFSVASAPFVLLQFTYGRWTLGNVMCKLVRYVQYLTPGVQIYVLLSICVDRFYTIVYPLSFKVSREKAKKMILASWLFDAVFASLAFFFYGSNSDDHCNFFLPDSWQGAVYGTIHLLVVFLIPAVLIMLFYQKVIKYIWRIGTNGRTVRRTMNIVPRTKVKTIKMFLMLNSVFLLSWLPFHVVQLWHPQETHYRKSSLVFLAITWISFSSSASKPILYSVYNANFRRGMKETFCMSAMKCYRSNAYTITTSSRIAKKNHIGIAEIPAPAKTVTKDSIYDAFNRDAKEKKLAWPIQSNPPNTFV is encoded by the coding sequence ATGTTTGCCCACAGCATGGATAACAGCAGCGGTCCTTTTGTTCTCCCTACCTTATTGCTCCTGCTGCACAAGAGCTACCCCGAaacctccatccctcctgctggCTACGAGATGACCGAGTCACCCATAGGACCCAGCTCAAGCAGGAACCACACTGTCTCGCAGTATGAACTGAAGCCGGGGGAAATTGCAGCAGCCAGCATGGTTTTGGGAGTGTTGTGGCTGGTTTCCGTCTTTGGAAACTCCCTCGTTTGCTTAGTGATCCACAGGAGCAGGAGGACACAGTCCACCACCAACTATTTTGTTGTCTCCATGGCTTGTGCAGACCTTCTCTTCAGTGTCGCAAGCGCGCCCTTCGTGCTGCTCCAGTTTACCTACGGCAGGTGGACGCTGGGGAACGTGATGTGCAAGCTCGTAAGGTACGTACAGTACCTCACCCCTGGAGTCCAGATATACGTCCTCCTCTCTATATGCGTGGATCGATTCTACACTATCGTCTACCCCCTGAGCTTCAAAGTGTCGAGGGAGAAAGCCAAGAAGATGATTCTGGCCTCTTGGCTGTTCGACGCTGTGTTTGCATCACTGGCTTTCTTCTTCTATGGCTCCAACAGCGACGACCACTGCAACTTTTTTCTCCCCGATTCTTGGCAAGGAGCCGTCTACGGTACCATCCACCTCTTGGTGGTGTTTTTGATCCCAGCCGTCCTCATTATGCTCTTCTACCAGAAGGTCATCAAGTACATTTGGAGAATAGGCACCAATGGCAGGACTGTCAGGAGGACAATGAATATTGTCCCAAGAACAAAAGTGAAAACCATCAAGATGTTCTTAATGTTAAACTCAGTGTTTCTCCTCTCCTGGCTCCCTTTTCACGTGGTACAGCTGTGGCACCCGCAGGAAACACACTACAGAAAGAGCTCCTTGGTTTTCCTGGCCATCACCTGGATCTCTTTCAGTTCTTCAGCCTCTAAGCCAATCCTCTACTCTGTGTATAACGCAAACTTCAGAAGAGGGATGAAAGAGACTTTTTGCATGTCCGCCATGAAATGCTACAGAAGCAACGCATACACCATCACCACCAGTTCCAGGATAgccaaaaaaaatcacattgggATCGCAGAAATCCCAGCTCCGGCCAAAACTGTCACCAAAGACTCCATCTATGATGCTTTTAACAGAGacgcaaaggaaaaaaagctggcCTGGCCTATTCAGTCCAATCCCCCAAATACATTTGTCTAG